Proteins from one Haliaeetus albicilla chromosome 28, bHalAlb1.1, whole genome shotgun sequence genomic window:
- the TBC1D15 gene encoding TBC1 domain family member 15 isoform X2, with amino-acid sequence MVTTVSFKKKPHSNGDATTHANGDSKWSFLFSLTDLKSIKRNKEGMGWSYLVFCLKDDVKLPALHFHHGDSKLLIKCLEKHVVLNESPQDKRILLVNSQNKSLSQSFENLFDESSYGLLQKLKKDPYTVTMGRFSKVTNYIFDSFRLSDPSSQRRPPSEMADFLNDAIPGLKINQQEEPGFEVITRIDLGKQPEVSRREPVSAEEWAKNMDSEGRILNVDYIKQLIFKGGLCHTLRKEAWKFLLGYFPWNSTKEERANLQKRKTDEYFRMKLQWKSVSEEQEKRNSRLRDYRSLIEKDVNRTDRTNKFYEGEDNPGLILLHDILMTYCMYDFDLGYVQGMSDLLSPLLYVMENEVDAFWCFVSYMDQMHQNFEEQMQGMKTQLIQLSTLLRLLDSGFCSYLESQDSGYLYFCFRWLLIRFKREFSFQDILRLWEVMWTELPCQNFHLLLCCAILESEKQQIMDKHYGFNEILKHINELSMKIDVEYILCKAEAISMQMMNCKELPQAVSEILGIESSSVTPDSDTGEDESGAVLSCPTSLYQSVSTPVIAANGTRDSTQQMSETQSLTPA; translated from the exons ATGGTCACCACAgtctcttttaaaaagaaacctcaTTCAAATGGAG atgcTACAACTCATGCAAATGGAGACAGCAAGTGGTCGTTCCTGTTCAGTTTGACAGATCTGAAATCAATCAAACGAAACAAAGAAGGCATGGGATGGTCTTATTTGGTGTTCTGTCTGAAGGATGATGTGAAGCTTCCAGCTCTTCACTTTCATCATGGAGATAGCAAACTATTGATTAAATGCCTTGAAAAGCATGTTGTGCTGAATGA ATCTCCACAGGATAAACGGATTCTTCTCGTGAATTCTCAGAACAAGTCTCTGTCTCAGTCTTTTGAAAATCTCTTTGATGAATCATCTTATGGCTTATTACAA AAATTGAAGAAAGATCCATACACAGTAACAATGGGAAGATTTTCCAAAGTCACAAACTATATTTTTGACAGTTTCCGCTTAAGTGACCCTTCAAGTCAAAGGCGACCACCTTCAGAAATGGCAGACTTTCTCAATGATGCTATTCCAGGGTTGAAGATAAATCAGCAGGAAGAACCAGGATTTGAAGTCATTACACGA ATTGATCTAGGAAAACAGCCTGAAGTTAGTAGAAGAGAGCCTGTGTCGGCTGAAGAATGGGCTAAGAATATGGATTCTGAAGGAAGAATTTTAAATGTCGACTACATAAAGCAATTGATATTCAAAGGG GGTCTCTGCCACACTTTAAGAAAAGAGGCGTGGAAATTTCTTTTGGGGTATTTTCCTTGGAATAGCACTAAAGAAGAGAGAGCAAAtctgcaaaaaaggaaaac gGACGAATATTTCAGGATGAAACTGCAGTGGAAATCTGTCAGTGAGGAACAGGAAAAACGAAATTCAAGATTAAGAGATTATCGGAGTCTTATAG aaaaagaTGTAAACAGGACAGATCGAACAAATAAATTCTACGAAGGTGAAGATAATCCAGGATTGATTTTACTTCATGATATTTTGATGACCTATTGCATGTATGACTTTGACTTAG gTTATGTCCAGGGGATGAGCGACTTGCTTTCACCTCTCTTGTATGTTATGGAGAATGAAGTAGATGCCTTTTGGTGCTTTGTATCATACATGGATCAAATG CATCAGAATTTTGAAGAACAGATGCAGGGTATGAAGACACAACTAATTCAGCTGAGTACTTTGCTTCGTTTACTAGACAGTGGATTTTGCAGTTATTTAG AATCTCAAGACTCAGGCTacctttatttttgcttccGATGGCTTCTTATCAGATTTAAAAGGGAATTTAGCTTTCAAGATATTCTTCGACTCTGGGAG GTCATGTGGACGGAATTGCCTTGCCAGaattttcatcttcttcttTGTTGTGCTATCTTAGaatctgaaaaacagcaaataatGGACAAGCACTATGgctttaatgaaatattaaag CATATCAATGAACTGTCTATGAAAATTGATGTGGAATATATActctgcaaagcagaagcaaTTTCTATGCAGATGATGAATTGCAAG GAATTGCCTCAAGCAGTTAGTGAGATCCTGGGAATAGAAAGCAGTTCTGTAACACCAGATTCAGATACTGGAGAGGATGAAAGTGGAGCTGTGTTGAGTTGTCCTACGTCATTATACCAGAGTGTCTCAACACCTGTAATTGCTGCCAATGGAACAAGAGACAGCACTCAACAGATGTCTGAGACGCAGAGCTTGACACCTGCGTAA
- the TBC1D15 gene encoding TBC1 domain family member 15 isoform X1, protein MAAPPSGKVIYEQEGVFIHSSCGKNDDQDSLISGVLRVIEKENEVIVDWRPLADTLDASNILCAGKDSSSVVEWTQTPKEKCSRGADRPISYEAEWDMVTTVSFKKKPHSNGDATTHANGDSKWSFLFSLTDLKSIKRNKEGMGWSYLVFCLKDDVKLPALHFHHGDSKLLIKCLEKHVVLNESPQDKRILLVNSQNKSLSQSFENLFDESSYGLLQKLKKDPYTVTMGRFSKVTNYIFDSFRLSDPSSQRRPPSEMADFLNDAIPGLKINQQEEPGFEVITRIDLGKQPEVSRREPVSAEEWAKNMDSEGRILNVDYIKQLIFKGGLCHTLRKEAWKFLLGYFPWNSTKEERANLQKRKTDEYFRMKLQWKSVSEEQEKRNSRLRDYRSLIEKDVNRTDRTNKFYEGEDNPGLILLHDILMTYCMYDFDLGYVQGMSDLLSPLLYVMENEVDAFWCFVSYMDQMHQNFEEQMQGMKTQLIQLSTLLRLLDSGFCSYLESQDSGYLYFCFRWLLIRFKREFSFQDILRLWEVMWTELPCQNFHLLLCCAILESEKQQIMDKHYGFNEILKHINELSMKIDVEYILCKAEAISMQMMNCKELPQAVSEILGIESSSVTPDSDTGEDESGAVLSCPTSLYQSVSTPVIAANGTRDSTQQMSETQSLTPA, encoded by the exons ATGGCGGCGCCTCCGAGCGGCAAG GTTATATATGAGCAAGAAGGagttttcattcattcatcCTGCGGAAAAAATGATGACCAGGACAGCTTAATATCAGGAGTACTACGTGTCATAGAAAAG GAAAACGAAGTAATAGTAGACTGGAGACCACTGGCTGATACTCTGGATGCTTCCAATATTCTCTGTGCTGGGAAG gATTCCAGTTCTGTTGTGGAGTGGACTCAGACtcctaaagaaaaatgttcccGAGGAGCAGACCGTCCAATTAGTTATGAAGCAGAATGGGACATGGTCACCACAgtctcttttaaaaagaaacctcaTTCAAATGGAG atgcTACAACTCATGCAAATGGAGACAGCAAGTGGTCGTTCCTGTTCAGTTTGACAGATCTGAAATCAATCAAACGAAACAAAGAAGGCATGGGATGGTCTTATTTGGTGTTCTGTCTGAAGGATGATGTGAAGCTTCCAGCTCTTCACTTTCATCATGGAGATAGCAAACTATTGATTAAATGCCTTGAAAAGCATGTTGTGCTGAATGA ATCTCCACAGGATAAACGGATTCTTCTCGTGAATTCTCAGAACAAGTCTCTGTCTCAGTCTTTTGAAAATCTCTTTGATGAATCATCTTATGGCTTATTACAA AAATTGAAGAAAGATCCATACACAGTAACAATGGGAAGATTTTCCAAAGTCACAAACTATATTTTTGACAGTTTCCGCTTAAGTGACCCTTCAAGTCAAAGGCGACCACCTTCAGAAATGGCAGACTTTCTCAATGATGCTATTCCAGGGTTGAAGATAAATCAGCAGGAAGAACCAGGATTTGAAGTCATTACACGA ATTGATCTAGGAAAACAGCCTGAAGTTAGTAGAAGAGAGCCTGTGTCGGCTGAAGAATGGGCTAAGAATATGGATTCTGAAGGAAGAATTTTAAATGTCGACTACATAAAGCAATTGATATTCAAAGGG GGTCTCTGCCACACTTTAAGAAAAGAGGCGTGGAAATTTCTTTTGGGGTATTTTCCTTGGAATAGCACTAAAGAAGAGAGAGCAAAtctgcaaaaaaggaaaac gGACGAATATTTCAGGATGAAACTGCAGTGGAAATCTGTCAGTGAGGAACAGGAAAAACGAAATTCAAGATTAAGAGATTATCGGAGTCTTATAG aaaaagaTGTAAACAGGACAGATCGAACAAATAAATTCTACGAAGGTGAAGATAATCCAGGATTGATTTTACTTCATGATATTTTGATGACCTATTGCATGTATGACTTTGACTTAG gTTATGTCCAGGGGATGAGCGACTTGCTTTCACCTCTCTTGTATGTTATGGAGAATGAAGTAGATGCCTTTTGGTGCTTTGTATCATACATGGATCAAATG CATCAGAATTTTGAAGAACAGATGCAGGGTATGAAGACACAACTAATTCAGCTGAGTACTTTGCTTCGTTTACTAGACAGTGGATTTTGCAGTTATTTAG AATCTCAAGACTCAGGCTacctttatttttgcttccGATGGCTTCTTATCAGATTTAAAAGGGAATTTAGCTTTCAAGATATTCTTCGACTCTGGGAG GTCATGTGGACGGAATTGCCTTGCCAGaattttcatcttcttcttTGTTGTGCTATCTTAGaatctgaaaaacagcaaataatGGACAAGCACTATGgctttaatgaaatattaaag CATATCAATGAACTGTCTATGAAAATTGATGTGGAATATATActctgcaaagcagaagcaaTTTCTATGCAGATGATGAATTGCAAG GAATTGCCTCAAGCAGTTAGTGAGATCCTGGGAATAGAAAGCAGTTCTGTAACACCAGATTCAGATACTGGAGAGGATGAAAGTGGAGCTGTGTTGAGTTGTCCTACGTCATTATACCAGAGTGTCTCAACACCTGTAATTGCTGCCAATGGAACAAGAGACAGCACTCAACAGATGTCTGAGACGCAGAGCTTGACACCTGCGTAA